The Flexibacter flexilis DSM 6793 DNA segment CTGGCCACGATTGAAAATGCCGCGAAATTGTCTTGTAAAGCGTGTTATCCGAAAAAGAATAACCCACATATACAAGCTCTTTTGTTTTGGCATTGATAATAAAATACAAACCTTTGGTTTTGACTGTAATGTCCGCGTAATTGATTTTTGCTTTGCCTTTGTCGTGCGTATAAAAATCAAATGCAGGGGTGAACTGTACTTTAAATGGTTTGCCTTTTACTTTGATGGTTTCGTAGAAGCTGTTATCTTCCACAAAATCCCGAACCAAAAAATTAGGCTTTCGGGCTGCACCTTCTAAGGTGTCGGTGTCGCCCTCGCCGCTCTCCCGTCTTTTCCAAAATAGGGCGGCTAAAAAAATAGCCACAACAAATATTATTGCTGCGGCTATTGTATTTTTTTTCTGCTTTTTAGTCATGTGTTAAAATTTGACTTTAAAACCTAATCCAAACTTATTGAACGTGTCAGACTTTCCAAGCCTGTAAGCTGTGTAAGCTGCTGCACCTGTTACGGCTGTGCGTTTTACCGTCCTCCACCTTCGCCTGCGGCGTTCTCGTCTGAATTGTTGCAATAGCTCTTTATCTGTTTTTTGCACGACTTCCAAAGAACCTGTATCACTTACTATAATCGTCTTGACCGTTTCAGGGTCGAAATTGTACGAACTTTCTATAATCGTGCCGCGTGGCGTAATTTTTTGAATGTCGTATTTGCTCCGTGTAAAATCTAACTTCGCACCCCTAACAATCGTTGCTTTTTCCCTTCGTCGTCTTTCCAGTGTGTCGGGTGTTCGTTGGATTCTTACTTTTTTGGCTGGAGTCGGTTTGGTTACTAAAATCGGGGCGATGTGTCGGACCTTCGCTGTGTCTGTTTTAATCGGTTTGGCTGCCACTGGTGGCGGTGCTTGTCCTTC contains these protein-coding regions:
- a CDS encoding GIY-YIG nuclease family protein, translating into MAIFLAALFWKRRESGEGDTDTLEGAARKPNFLVRDFVEDNSFYETIKVKGKPFKVQFTPAFDFYTHDKGKAKINYADITVKTKGLYFIINAKTKELVYVGYSFSDNTLYKTISRHFQSWPDKKQYRFTVPKKGYQVVLALSDNPRIADVEKYYIQRYRPKGNAMQYELYFERERMDYEVLAPDLPFTTSRTYEVFTEQPQEEDPMEWFAKEDENEAPF